A stretch of Borrelia turcica IST7 DNA encodes these proteins:
- a CDS encoding AAA family ATPase, whose protein sequence is MKGSFQIDSEVENALSLINKFRREVSSRILGQKEMIDAILMGILTEGHVLLEGVPGLAKTLTIQTVSDVLDLGFKRVQFTPDLLPSDLTGNMVYKNTTGTFKVRKGPIFSNIILADEINRAPAKVQSALLEAMGECQVTLGDETHKLPDPFFVLATQNPIEQEGTYNLPEAQLDRFLLKVNVNYPAIQDEIKLLKIFSVGGGLENIKVAKVMNSYSLSDLKRIVTKVKVDDKIMLYIVTLIAASRENDKKTYPFTKYIEFGASPRASISLLKCARVNALYEGRLFVLPEDVKAVAYNVLRHRITPSYEAEVEEMNTDDIIKILLSAVALP, encoded by the coding sequence ATGAAAGGTAGTTTTCAAATAGATTCAGAAGTAGAGAATGCATTAAGTTTAATAAATAAGTTTAGAAGAGAGGTTTCAAGTAGAATTCTTGGGCAAAAAGAAATGATTGATGCTATTTTGATGGGAATTTTGACCGAAGGACATGTATTGCTTGAGGGTGTTCCAGGACTTGCAAAGACATTAACAATACAGACAGTCTCAGATGTTCTTGATCTTGGTTTTAAAAGAGTTCAATTTACGCCAGACCTTTTACCCTCAGATCTTACGGGAAATATGGTGTATAAGAATACAACGGGTACTTTTAAGGTAAGAAAGGGTCCTATATTTTCAAATATTATTTTAGCAGATGAAATTAATAGGGCACCTGCAAAGGTTCAATCAGCGCTTCTTGAAGCAATGGGTGAGTGTCAGGTAACTCTTGGAGATGAAACCCATAAACTTCCAGATCCATTCTTTGTGCTTGCAACACAAAATCCGATTGAACAAGAGGGTACTTATAATTTACCGGAAGCTCAACTTGATAGATTTTTGCTTAAAGTTAATGTGAATTATCCTGCTATTCAAGATGAAATAAAACTTCTTAAAATATTTTCAGTTGGAGGTGGACTTGAAAATATTAAAGTTGCAAAGGTAATGAATTCTTACTCTTTGTCGGATCTTAAGCGTATAGTTACCAAGGTTAAGGTAGATGATAAAATAATGCTTTATATCGTTACTTTAATAGCAGCTTCTCGTGAGAATGACAAAAAGACTTATCCATTTACTAAATATATTGAATTTGGAGCATCTCCTAGGGCGTCAATTAGTTTGCTCAAATGTGCTCGTGTTAACGCTCTTTATGAGGGGCGCTTATTTGTTCTTCCAGAAGATGTTAAGGCTGTAGCCTATAATGTGTTAAGACACAGGATTACGCCATCTTATGAAGCAGAGGTTGAAGAGATGAATACAGATGATATTATTAAGATACTTCTCTCAGCTGTAGCACTGCCTTAA
- the mnmG gene encoding tRNA uridine-5-carboxymethylaminomethyl(34) synthesis enzyme MnmG, giving the protein MDFDAIVIGGGHAGIEASLALSRLNFKTLLITQNLDTIGKLSCNPAIGGLAKGNMVREIDALGGEMGRIIDFSMIQFRILNKSRGPAVQAPRAQADKLVYQVKAKETLERQSNLDLFQDTVTDFLLNSMKNKIEGVITERGNKFTSRVVVLTTGTFLRGKIFIGEYKAFMGRLSEPAAFGLENILLELGFEMGRLKTGTPARIHRKSINFSKTEIQFGDSDIVPFSFSNNLIDKSQLSCYITYTNNKTHEIISDNMHLSPLYSGEIIGNGPRYCPSIEDKIVKFRDKDRHQIFIEPEGLSTEEMYLNGLSTSLPEDVQVKLIRSIDGLEDAIITRPGYAVEYDYINPIELYASLETKRIEGLFIAGQTNGSSGYEEAAAQGLMAGINAALKIQNKEPMILTRTSSYIGVLIDDLVTKGTKEPYRMFTSRAEHRLNLRHDTSDKRLIKLGYKVGLVGEEKYSEYLLKEQKIEEIKELLRQRRLKDREASTLQLKKHVSKDFYHILKDPYINLKDLVKIDSKFNFSKVVLEQVELDIKYEGYINRQRDLIRKMNNLELIKLPLDFNYEIDGLSREAREKFVKIQPANLAQASRISGIRNTDIQVLLIYFSNPKNRVVLNLAL; this is encoded by the coding sequence ATGGATTTCGATGCTATTGTTATTGGAGGAGGGCATGCTGGTATTGAGGCATCACTTGCTCTTTCGAGGTTAAATTTTAAGACGCTTTTAATCACTCAAAATTTAGATACGATTGGAAAACTTTCTTGTAATCCGGCAATTGGTGGTCTTGCTAAGGGAAACATGGTACGTGAAATTGATGCTCTTGGTGGAGAAATGGGACGTATTATTGATTTTAGCATGATTCAATTTAGAATTTTAAATAAAAGTAGGGGACCTGCTGTGCAGGCGCCACGTGCTCAGGCCGATAAGTTGGTGTATCAGGTCAAGGCAAAGGAAACATTGGAAAGGCAAAGTAATCTTGATCTTTTTCAAGATACTGTAACTGATTTTTTGCTTAATTCTATGAAGAATAAAATTGAAGGAGTTATTACAGAAAGGGGTAATAAATTTACATCTCGTGTTGTAGTTCTTACAACTGGAACTTTTCTTAGAGGTAAAATATTTATTGGTGAATATAAAGCTTTTATGGGAAGGTTATCTGAGCCTGCGGCTTTTGGACTTGAAAATATTTTACTTGAGCTTGGATTTGAAATGGGGAGGCTCAAAACAGGTACTCCTGCAAGAATACACAGGAAGAGTATAAATTTTTCAAAAACGGAAATTCAATTTGGAGATTCTGATATTGTTCCTTTTTCTTTTTCAAATAATCTAATAGATAAGTCTCAACTCTCATGTTATATTACTTATACCAACAATAAAACTCATGAAATTATAAGCGACAATATGCATCTCTCACCACTTTATTCTGGAGAGATTATTGGAAATGGTCCTAGGTATTGTCCTTCAATTGAAGATAAAATAGTAAAATTTAGAGATAAAGATAGACATCAAATATTTATTGAGCCTGAAGGCTTGAGTACTGAGGAAATGTATCTTAATGGACTGAGTACTTCCTTACCTGAGGATGTTCAGGTAAAGTTAATTCGTAGTATTGATGGACTTGAGGATGCTATTATTACAAGGCCTGGATATGCAGTTGAATATGATTATATTAATCCTATTGAGCTTTATGCAAGTCTTGAAACTAAGAGAATTGAGGGTCTCTTTATTGCAGGGCAAACCAATGGTTCTTCGGGGTATGAGGAAGCTGCTGCGCAAGGGTTGATGGCTGGAATTAATGCAGCACTTAAAATTCAAAACAAGGAACCAATGATACTTACAAGAACGAGTTCTTACATTGGAGTACTCATTGATGACCTTGTTACTAAGGGAACTAAGGAACCTTACAGAATGTTTACCTCAAGAGCTGAACATAGACTTAATTTACGACATGACACTAGCGATAAGAGGTTAATTAAATTAGGATATAAAGTTGGATTGGTTGGGGAGGAAAAATATTCTGAATATCTTTTAAAGGAACAAAAAATAGAAGAAATTAAGGAACTTTTGCGACAGAGGCGTCTTAAGGATAGAGAAGCTAGTACTTTGCAGTTAAAGAAGCATGTTAGTAAAGATTTTTATCATATACTAAAGGATCCATATATTAATTTAAAGGATCTTGTTAAGATAGATTCTAAATTTAATTTTTCAAAAGTTGTTCTTGAACAAGTTGAGTTAGATATTAAGTATGAAGGCTATATTAATAGACAGAGAGACTTAATTAGAAAGATGAATAATCTTGAACTTATTAAGTTGCCTCTTGATTTTAATTATGAAATTGATGGTTTATCAAGAGAAGCTAGGGAAAAATTTGTTAAAATACAACCAGCAAACTTAGCACAGGCAAGCAGAATTTCTGGTATTAGGAATACAGATATTCAAGTTTTGCTTATATATTTTTCAAATCCTAAAAATAGGGTAGTACTTAATTTGGCTTTATGA
- the rsmG gene encoding 16S rRNA (guanine(527)-N(7))-methyltransferase RsmG → MMRFFESTMKNLGISFTSESIDKLKIYIERILLFGNRFNLVSNNDKNFNTILLHALDSLAGFPVIIDNNPHQVLDVGSGAGFPGLVLALFDKYRKYFLLERSNKKATFLRMMKVELGLGNVEILEHDIREEKNEYEFITFRAFRDIREYANILRLVLKDGGLIMAYKGKLNKIEFEIESIEILFRKIEIKPSLINGEKERNLLLLYA, encoded by the coding sequence ATGATGCGTTTTTTTGAATCTACTATGAAAAATTTAGGAATTTCTTTCACTTCAGAAAGTATTGATAAATTAAAGATTTATATAGAAAGAATTTTGTTATTTGGTAATAGGTTTAATTTAGTGTCAAATAATGATAAAAATTTTAATACGATACTTTTACATGCTTTGGATTCTCTGGCAGGCTTTCCTGTTATTATTGATAATAACCCACATCAAGTACTTGATGTGGGTAGTGGCGCAGGATTTCCGGGACTTGTTTTGGCTCTTTTTGATAAATATAGAAAGTATTTTCTTCTTGAGAGAAGCAATAAAAAGGCTACTTTTTTGAGAATGATGAAGGTAGAACTTGGTTTGGGTAATGTAGAAATTTTAGAGCACGATATTAGAGAAGAAAAAAATGAATATGAATTTATTACGTTTAGGGCTTTTAGGGATATAAGGGAATATGCAAATATTTTGAGGTTGGTTTTAAAAGATGGAGGCTTGATTATGGCTTATAAGGGGAAGCTTAATAAGATTGAATTTGAAATTGAATCTATTGAAATCTTATTTAGAAAAATAGAAATCAAACCATCATTAATTAATGGGGAAAAGGAAAGGAATTTACTTCTGCTTTATGCATAG
- a CDS encoding DUF58 domain-containing protein, whose protein sequence is MQENNELNTSTKTKIKALKFFSRKMLLELNFGGYRSIFKGLGLEFHEFRPYEETDDARFIDWNVSSKTDSIFSKVFKEDKGMNLHLLVDNSLSMSLGSTINKKEIQDLLVSIFAHMAFFNNDKIGITFFSSKTDKFIPSRKGHSHLGLILNETINRKLQRGSNLTYIFKNTAEYYKKRSLIIIISDFKASDYFRSLTVLSKRHNIIAIRLTDFFDENLPQYGFLTYEDIETGENFLASGFSKTIVNGYKNYWTLDKIRWKQECVRRSINFIEISTKDDVFRKIKALLKKDNKV, encoded by the coding sequence ATGCAAGAGAATAATGAATTAAATACTAGCACGAAGACTAAAATAAAAGCTTTAAAATTTTTTTCAAGAAAAATGCTTTTAGAACTTAATTTTGGTGGATATCGTTCAATTTTTAAGGGTCTTGGTCTTGAATTTCATGAATTTAGACCTTATGAAGAGACGGATGATGCTAGATTTATTGATTGGAATGTTAGTTCTAAAACAGATAGCATATTTTCAAAGGTTTTTAAAGAAGATAAGGGAATGAATCTTCATCTTCTTGTTGATAATTCACTTTCAATGAGTTTGGGAAGCACTATTAATAAAAAAGAAATCCAGGATCTTTTAGTTTCTATTTTTGCCCATATGGCATTTTTTAATAATGACAAAATAGGCATAACTTTTTTTTCAAGTAAAACAGATAAATTTATTCCTTCTAGAAAAGGGCATTCACATTTAGGATTAATTTTAAATGAAACAATAAATAGGAAACTACAAAGAGGTAGTAATTTAACTTATATATTTAAAAACACAGCCGAGTATTATAAAAAAAGGTCTTTAATTATCATTATTTCGGATTTTAAGGCTAGTGATTATTTTAGGTCTTTAACTGTACTTAGTAAGCGTCATAACATTATTGCAATAAGGCTTACAGATTTTTTTGATGAAAATCTTCCTCAGTATGGATTTTTAACTTATGAAGATATTGAAACGGGTGAGAATTTTTTAGCTTCCGGTTTTAGTAAAACAATAGTGAATGGTTATAAAAATTATTGGACTTTGGATAAAATAAGGTGGAAGCAAGAGTGTGTAAGGAGAAGTATTAATTTTATAGAAATTAGCACAAAAGATGATGTTTTTAGAAAAATAAAAGCCCTTTTAAAAAAGGATAACAAGGTTTGA